The Glycine max cultivar Williams 82 chromosome 17, Glycine_max_v4.0, whole genome shotgun sequence genome contains the following window.
tgtacgacaccttgtacgcaaattcactattaatcctctcttgaatcaaagaaatttttattgacggatcttctctgatcatgcatgtcaataacataacaaaatttaaatgacaattaacaaaaaatgaacataatatgaacataaaatatgtacctactacacaagtggcaattaaatctgaatcaagtttctcgtgatcttgtgtcatgatcatattcagacatgtgtgtggtccaccccattgtgtgactttccacgtatctgtttttttagataaaattgccctcatatagaaaGGGCCAGGACACTTTGCAtttttattcaagcaacaaaccacatacttgttcgatttgctttcaacaactttgaaactttgatacaccttcataacatattgtttgactgcATTTTTTGACGGCATCTTTATtatcaaattccatgccaacatataattcttagCCAACATTAAAGGTCGACGACATCTCCAAAccgcaaatgtcctcctcatcaggataactccagttgatattgttataatgtaaagcatcattccaaaatggattttcaattcGTTGTGCACCTAacagttcaaaataaaaaatcaaataatacttatttagcattaaatacaattgtcatcaaataataaatgtattgtctAATTGTTTTATACAGCAAATTATACCTtctgctgggtgaacaattTTTACTGGTTGAGGAATGtcggtgacttcatcgtctgtatcagatataccgtcaagactgtcatcttcgtctaaagactcttcaacgtatgagttagacacatcatcatcattgtctTCGTCAATATGTAAATTGCTTAAATTTGTTGCCGGTTGTGTctcatcattagataaataatttccacatgatgtaagcgaatttgcagaatgaaacattgaaccaccagccacatccttttctatgtacaattccagaactgacatttggtcttgttgtttaaaactttcgagcatcgtttcaacgtcttcgtcatcacaaatttgcaaggcaatatattttcctgacactaaaaatctacagttgatagtagaaataattttattattttgtaactttaccttatctccaatttttttcttcaaagcattgaaactaattccacgtttaatctgaatcgcttttttactgccttcaaatattacaccatcattatcttcatatacccttccattgaaatacaacactgttataaccgaatttatcgtgtacctacaaaaacaatattttaacacgtcaaataaattatcaaatggGTATCACAAAAAGTCATTATtggaacttcaaaataaaactttattttaaataaaaatttaacttcaatcaatttcacattaagacactttaaaaatattaacgaTTTCAATGtagtaattttaaactaatcaagatgtaatcaaaattattaactttaaataaatttcacatctaaattattaacttaaataacacaaataattttataaaaatttaaatccaaactaataaaatataatcacaaAAGGTCCCTTTATTGGAACTTCACAttcaatttctcttttaaaaaaaattaattgacttcaaattaatttcatgggacacacttaaaaaaaatgaacaatttcaacatagtaatttttaacacaaaataaaataattcatgaacGAAGTtagtagtaaaaataattaatcttaacaataataacttcaaaatgaaaataggtaattacaaaattactacaaatatattaaattaaatatgatacgacaaacaacaaaacatcaTCAAATAACACTTTCAACTTGAACGCTTatcaatttttaacacacaaaaaaatgaacctaatctaattaaaaaaatactacaacttcatattaaaataaatttcgtaCTCAAAATActttcttcaaataaatttgatctacaaatttttttaaatgaaagttgAAACGTTCATCAATTATTAACACACTAATAAATCATTaacaccaacctaatctaattaaaaaaatactacaaaattcatattcaaaatattttattttcactgataaaattttcttcaaataaacattattacataatttttcttttattttagacatttaaacacacactaacaagcttattaaatataacaaactaatttaatttttataaaaaatacttcaagATAAATCTTTATTCCAACCTAACAAAATAACTTACAAAAAATATGTGATACTACAGAAATTTCAAAAACCACCTAACAAAAtaacttacaaaaaaatattgatatcaCAAGAAATTTTCAAACCCACGAAAGCAAAAACGAAGGCAATTGTTGCAAGTGAAAACAGCTGAAAAAAATGGTGAAGGAGGAGGTGTATTTAAACACCCTAAAACGCCAACCCCATTTACGCTTCCATGCTACTGCCTCGCTGCTCCTGCCTGCCAAAGCTGCTCCTGGTCTCCTGCCAAAACTGATGTCCTTGCTGCAAAGGTAAcacgccagtttgactggcgccTTGGGTTTCCATGCAAAACGCGCCAGTGGTCCTTGCGCCTCCATTGCCACGTAAGCAGAAGGGCAACGCGTTGGTGCTACTGGCGTCTCCGAGGCCACGTGGCAGCTCCTACGCGAAAGCGCCAATGGTGGTGGCGCCATGCATGGGCTTCACGTAAAAAAACTGCACCCCCCAGGAATAAGTTTCAAAAGAACCCCATTTGGGGAATAAGTTTGTAAAAGGGCACCATTTGAGAATTTTTGCCACACAATGTTAGAAACCAGGAATGAGTTTTGAGCCGTTTTCTTTCATTATAAAGTATATTTAGATGTCCATACCATAAATacttgtaaaattatatttttggttctcttatttatctttaatttcgattttgattctcttttaaaattattaaggcATTTAGTTCTCTAATTATGTTCAATCCTGTAAATATGGTctccaaattcaaatttaaacgTTGACTATTACAAAAGAATATTGATTGTCATGTGTCACATTCTGATTGGATGATAACTGTCATGTGTTAGGTTTTGATTTAATATTGACTCTATGGACgatgaaaatgtattgttgttGTCAACGTTCAATTAGAACGTGACATGTGATTGTCATCGTCCAATCAGAATGTGACATGTGACAGTCAACATTCTTTTGTAACATTTAACGTTTAAATCTGGACTTGGGGACTACATTTATGGGATTAAACATAATTGAAGGACTAAATGcgtcaataattttaaagggagcccaaaatcaaaattgaagataaatagAATGAACgaaaatacaattttacctaAATTTTAGGATGATCATATCAACTAGAATTAAAAAGtatgttttaaaattcataaaataaaagtgttgtgTGTTGAAAAATATATCAGTACGATATGTAATTTactaattcaaaaatattttacttttgaaataataaattattatttctttatgttatgaattagaatttaaaaatatgtattgaaaattttaaaacacatcTTCTGCTTTTATCCCCCGCATAGTCTAATAAAACATAAAGGGGAAGTACGAGAAAATTTGTAGTGATGTTTACGTACAATAAACGTCTGAAGACTACTACTGTCTTCGAAGAGTCGTACTGTTGGATCGTATGAACTAAAATTCCTAATACTATAGACCTTTGTTGGAGATATATATGCCTAGCTAATTAGTGACAAAAAGAGTGTATTTCTTTAGAAGTGATGTTTGACTTTTTTCACTCATTTCCTCCAAATAATATTGTTAGTTTTACAAATATTAATCatcaatcaaatcaaactaATGAATATACTTGGTACGTATAGTTACAtggtaatgaaaaaaattagaaaactgaAGGTGTGAGATACATAGAGACCATATAATTAATGCCTGTTTTAAAGGTTCTCACTCGGATGcagaattttctatttttaaataaatgaagtatacatgtttttgtaattttataataatagtaTTGTATATGTGTAAGTCACTTTGTATTTAGCAATCcaaataatatctttttattatatagaatagaataaatttgttgtgtgtttggattgattttatgtttgaaacaaattataaatataatctaatttgaaaaattaaaaagaaattccaTAATTGTCCGAATTTAACTTGTTATTCATTTGGTTAAAAAGTTCAAGCGCAAGGATAgcaataattaacaaaaataaatgaagcaatagaaataaattaaaaatcgtACTTGCATGTGACCTATATTCGTAGTTAAGGGGATTAATTGCAAAAGTTGATATATAGTTGacagatatattttaaaatgttaatgcTCTAAAGGTTTTACACTTCTACAAAAATATCAACAAGGTACAATTGGCAtatgattttatcttttaagtatGAAATTCGAAATTCGATGTCTACAtgtatgaaatttaaaaataatttggataGTGCCTTTTTCTAAACATTGTTAAAGAATCCATTTGTGTGACTAACGAATTACAAGTTTTAACATCACAACTCGctttagttttgaaatttttattatcatacaCCCTATTACgtgtatgtttttcttttaaattattcatccTGAGTATTTGGGAAAGAACATTTgaataaatatgattaaaaaagactttttcttcttaaggtgatttttaattaatattacatgtgttataaaatttaagttataaGATTGATTTAATGATTAAAACAAATGGGAGGAGAATGATGTTGTGACTTTTAGGGATTAATATCATGAAATTGAATatcttttattaacaaaaactcataaattaataaatatttattgataaaaaaatatactccaAAGaccaatttttaatttgaaaaatcataaacaaacGTATCTCAAATTAGGAggagattaaaaacatatttaactcttTTGAAATGTCTGcatgatgcatttcaagtttCTAATATCCTTCAAATTTGGAACTTGAGAGGTGAAGTTTTCCAAACCATAAATCCGAACCAAGATAATGGTGTTCTTTGTTCTATTTAATGGTGTTGTTTGTGCTATTTATCACATACACAAAACTCTATAGGATCACTAGGATGCACACGTTGAGAAAGTGATTTAGGCAGCAGAGAAGTAAAGGAGCCAAACAAGAATACAAACTGTTGGGTAGGCCCTAATGACCCCCAATCCATTAGCTGTATGGAAAGCTAAGGCGTGTTTTGAGACACAATATTTCAATTCAATGCTACTctcaaaacacaaacaataacaacaacaacaactcttGTTAATTCCCTTcccttccttttccttttcctttgttttCCCATATAAATAAGACTCTACCCTAACCTTCCATTTCACAACAAAAAAATTCTTCAGTTCACTATATCTATGGCAATGTTTTACCAATTTAGGAATGCTGgtgtcttttttttcctttgtgttCTTCTCTTATCTGGTGTGTGTGTTTTGGGTCGACCAGCCACTTTTCTACAAGACTTTCATGTCACGTGGTCTGACTCCCACATCAGGCAATTTGATCAAGGCAGGGCAATCCAACTCAGACTTGACCAAAGCTCTGGTAATATAACAACATAACATGTCCGAATCTATTCCAATGTTATAGTGCGTGTTTGGATTCTCGGTTTCCAACTTTCATTTACATCCAACCTCTATTTTTAACAAGCATCCTCTTCTTTGCTTTTGCAGTGAAAGTGTGTTGGACTTTGTGTCATCGCAAACACCCTCTTAAATTCCTTAATATATTATGTTGAAAAAACCTATATATGTGGTCACATGGTCCTAAAGAAACAACCATttggataaataaatataataatacttGTTTTTACAGGATGTGGGTTTGCTTCCAAGGTGAAGTACATGTTTGGGCGTGTTAGCATGAAGATCAAACTCGTCCCTGGAGACTCTGCTGGCACAGTCACTGCATTTTATGTAAGTTCAAATTTTCTTACCACATCCCTTAAATTTGTTTGGAAATTTCTCAGAGTGAAACACTGACATAAAATATATGTTGGGTTTGTGGTAGTTGAACTCTGACACGAATTATGTTCGTGACGAGCTTGATTTCGAGTTCTTGGGGAACCGTACTGGGCAACCTTACACAGTTCAAACAAACATCTACGCTCATGGAAAGGGTGACAGAGAACAGAGGGTCAACCTCTGGTTTGACCCTGCTGCGGACTTCCACACCTATTCAATTCTCTGGAACCATCACCATATTGTGTAAGTAATTAAACATACACGCATACAACATATTGATAAatcataaacaatttttttaaatatttattcaatacaAATAAGTACACCACAGTTGTGATTAAATCACAACCTAAAGTTTAAATTCAATTCACCAATCAGAAATCCTTCatataagttttaaataaattatttgtaaaaaataataaccacaataattgtgattgaataaaattgtaaaaattatttatatatcaagTTTTGATCTAATTTAATCCTATAAAAGTTAAAGATCTCACTTATATTttgtcttattattatttttaattgatatcagatttgatttatttttttcaatacacGCAGATTCTACGTGGATGATTTTCCAATCAGAGTATACAAGAACAACGAGGCCAGGGGGATTCCATACCCAAAGATGCAAGCAATGGGAGTGTATTCAACATTATGGGAAGCAGATAACTGGGCCACAAGGGGTGGATTGGAGAAAATAGATTGGAGCAAAGCACCATTCTATGCTTACTACAAGGACTTCGACATTGAAGGATGTGCAATGCCAGGACCTGCAAACTGTGCCTCCAACCCAAGTAACTGGTGGGAAGGGGCTGCATACCAAGCCCTTAACTCCATTGAAGCAAGAAGGTACAGGTGGGTTCGTGTGAACCATGTCATCTATGACTATTGTAAGGATAAGTCAAGGTTCCCAGTGACCCCACCAGAGTGCCTTGCTggcatttaattaaattaattttcggTGGTTTCTCAACATTCATGCATGCCTCACTTAttatatgttgtttttttttttttttgttcctttattTTACATTACACTGTTTTTGTTGTGTTGTGTACACATTGTGCATATAACAAATTATTCTTGGGTCCGAGCTCGTACGTTGGACGAAGCCTATGTTCGAATCTGACGGGGCATTTGTTGTttgagtaaaaagaaaaaagaaaaacctctTCAGGTCCTCTTTCTTTGTATTTTAGTGCGCGTATATTGGTTGTGATATAAGAAAGCTTTGTAATTGTACTCATTATTGggatgaaatgaaatgaaatttattgttattgtttttttatgtattatacgGAAAGTCTCAATTTATGTAGAATAAAGTCTTCCTCCTGTTTCTGGATAAGATAAACGACAAGGAAAATTGGTGGGTTGACAAGATTGCATTAACATGCTCCAAGGTCCAAGCTGGTCTTGGGTTTTTGATTTGTCgccgtttttttaaaaaaaattattgatgtcATGTTAATAAATCGGAGTCACATGATCCATTTAAGTAAACGTCAGAACCAACACTGGTCGGCATAAATACTAATAATGATTTGTGTTGTTAAATCAAATGATTCACACTTTGAATCCTTATTTTATAGTTAggtatgaaataaataatattgggagaagaatatttaataaagttttttttatatatagttaattataaaaatctgaGATTAAATGCTGCTCCCATCATCCATCTCTCTCGTTGTGCCTGAATATATTTTTCAGAATTTCTCTGATCAATTAATATAAGGCTAAAAGAATTAGTGATGAAGAAGTTAGATTAGCTGAAGTGGGTTTATACCATGATCTAAGCATTAAGaacttataataaatttgtaagCACACGTTCACCAAATGTTCAATAGAATTAATGCGCACGTGCACGAGAACTGCAACACATCTGACCTGTGCCAAGATGAAAAACAACTATATCCTAGGGTTAATCTAGCGGTTTTTAGAATTTTAGTAGTAtgtatatgtttattaatttttataataattattttcagttAGGTTCAGACCTAGAATACATTCATGCCTTTGCGTGCATGCATCAACACGATGTCATGACAACAAGCACCGGGTGATgctgtagttctttcttatctaGTTTTTGAATTATAGGAGGTTGGCACATATCTTTCGGTTCTCCATTTCTTCGTGTTATCATCGTTACTCCTCATTTCATTGTTGTATTTTTGTGGCACaactaaaaaaacatgattttatgACGCACATTCGACATCGGTGCTTAGAAACCGTCTTAAAAGAATAAGCAgtgacatttttataattatgatgTGTTAAACGACGACGATTTTACTCAACCCGTCTTGAAATGAACAATACAACACGGCTGTTATTTCCACCATCGCAAAAATGAGAAATCCACAACGTTCCTAGTATACACCATCGTGGTATGCGTTGTCAATTAAGTGAATAATACTCGCGCCTGAAGTCACTAGTGACTCACGTTACATTTTTTCCCCCTCACTCAGCTCACGTCCTGGCCTCCGTGACTCATCGACCATTGTAGGTGTCTTCGAAAATCGTCCAGTTGTCAAAGGTTTGTTTTGAGTCTCTCATTTTCGCCTCTAAGTTTCATGCTTTATGGGGTTGAATCTATAATGAACTGTTGGGGGTTGAATAGAGCATTAGTTGGCCCTGTTGAATGTTCACCCAATTCGTATTTTGAACTCTTTGATGGTATTTCGGCACTAGTTAGCTCGAGGTTGTACTGTTCCCTCGTCAGGTTCTTCTCTAGGTCACTGTTACTATCTGTGCTTCATTTTTTGTCAATATGGTGTTTTATTTGACCTtcatatcaaatgaataatgatCATTCATGGTATTCAATGTAATACATGGCAAATGCTTATCAAATTATACTTACTATCATTTTCCCTGATTTGTTAACATAACGTATTAGTATCAGCAGGTAGGTTGCCTATAAACATCtggttttattaataatttaatttgttggtGGTGTTTTAAATGGATTAAAAATTCATGCGAcctaataaaattttgtaatgatGTGTTGAAAATTTGTATGTTGTAGCATGGCATTGGTTGAAGCAATTCATGTTTCTTACCAAATATAATTGTTCAGAAGAATGAGATATTATATTGATTGCAGGACAAACCAGTATTGCATGTGCTCTAACTCGAAGGTTGCACTCCAAAGGGAAACTGTGTTACATCGTTGAGACAATATTTGAGTTGGTCTAAACCAGGATCTTAGTTTTAGAGCAGGAGATCattctaaaaatattagaaGAATTGGTGAGTTTAGCTATATTTTTGTTGGGTAATTTTCCCCCCAATTTCTTCCTGTCATATGTTGTTTTATTAATAGTCTGACATGacgattttaaaaattttaggtGAGGTGGCACAACTCTTTGCAGATGATGGTGTTATTTGCATGACTAGTTTAATATCACCATACAATAAGGATACATATGCATGCAAACCAATACTTCCAAAAGGAGATTTGATTGAGGTAATATTGTTATTTTGGTGATCCAAAATAACAAATGTTAAGTCATGCCTCAATAATTGGGCTATACTTTATATAAATTGGTTAATGAACAATAATTTTGTTACTGATATGTAGTAACCCTGCGTGAACCAATAACTGAATCATTGTTGACATTAACCATAGAATTGGTTAATCAACAACTGGGTAACCATTAACCGGTGTAAAAATGGTGTAAATCTGAAGTGAAAATTGGTTGTGTTTTGGATGGGGTACtgtattttgtttcattttctaatttttttttttgttttgtttgggtTCTCTGATGTTTTGTAGATAGATTGTAAGCTTTCcatataaaccaaatctttCATAGTTATGTAGTGCTTGACTTTGAAAATTGTTACTAGTACTACCTATTTTAAGTTTGGTTTGGCACGAACAAACTACAAAGGCTTCTTGTTTAAGTAATGTTCATTTACTTGTGCAGGAGTTGATATTGTCTATAGTTTAAAGTCGTTGTAGTCAATCATAAGCTGAAGTTAAGAATTGCTTGCATTTTTTAAGCCATTGTCACCATTTTCAAAGCTCAAACCAAGTTTGAATTAACCTTTAAAATGTcatgtattaaattattaattaaacttgtATTGTATTATGAGTACTTCTTCATTATGAATGAGGTTCATTTAAAGTAGGACTATTATTATCACTTTTAAATgactaaattataaattacaaattacatatataatacatttttgAAATACCAAATTAACAGTTTGGTGAAGTCATTGTAGCTGTAAGCCTATCAATTCCCAACTACTGATTAGAAATAACAAGTTCAGTTGGAGGTAAACTATATAAACAAATGTAATTATAGAAGATAACATGGATAAGCACAAGTCATTAAGGATTCTAAGTTaactcttattttctttatggATGTGGGTTCAATTTTGTATAATACCACTTGAATTTTGCTTGGTGTGAAACTCTTCTCAAGAAGATTACTTAATGATTAGAGACTAGTTAAATAACTACAATTTGatcaaaaaaatgtttttgtaattttggcctCTACAATCATCTTTTGAGTAACTCTTTATTCTTAATATGATAGTATTGAGTATATCTCTATGTTCTTCTATTTTTGGCTTGAGACCAAATTTGTAACATTTTCCCCTTATAAAACCATATCAAAGTCATTCTagtcatttttaaaatgatttattatttgcTAGTAATCTTACTTATATTCTAGGCTCCTGTTGTTGATAGCTATGGCTACCTTTTAGTCTTACCTTTGATGATAATATCACCACTTTGCTAGTCAGGCCACACGTTTGTTTGCCATGAAACCTTAATAGTAGTACATACAATTTTGGATTCTTTTAAGTACATTGGCAGCTATTGTTGCATATGAGACACAGTCGTCTAAGCCTATATGAAAGGATTGCAAATTTTGCTCTATACAAAAATAGTCATAGAAACCTGTCAATCaccattgcattgcattttaTATGTATTGTTCATCTTTATAGCTAAGAGTATCACCATTAATGTTTGTTTATTGTTAGCAATTTACTTTTCATTTCCAAAAGCTCAGAATAGGCTTGTATAAAAGATTTTATGAGCTTCCCCTAAAAACTAATTGGGTAAGAGCCATGTTGAATTAGTGATTACTGTCAACCTCTAGGCTCTATATAGACAACCTTTCCCTTGTTTAACAGCATTGAAGAAGAAGATTAAGGGGCACCACATCAAACAACCAAGATGGAGTGCAATGTATCACACATTTACATTACACCAAAGCCAAACAAACAATTatggaaacaaaacaaaaaagaaacagcTACTATGTATATTTCAGGACTTTTTGACAAATAATAGCAGGCATATTACATGTTATCTAACTTCATTTTTTAACACATGTTTTTATTATCGACTTAGACCTATATATGACAATATGAGTTGTTGTTAATTAAAACTTGGGTTGTCGACCAACTGCTAAAAGGACGAGTCTTTCAAGGATTGCATTGGTCATATCATATTTTAGTTGCTAGTATGTTGATCTAAATGGGTTAGGGATCTCGGAATGTGATGTTGTTGCTGCTATTTTACAACATCATTACTAAATTAAGGTAATCAATTATCTTTGATTGTTGGATTAGGAAGACTTTGCTACCAAAGTCAGTTTCTATTTCACTGCGTAATGAATCATACCGTGTGGGTTAGGTCTTAATGTCATACTAATCTAGTGATGCCTCTGGAATCAAACAATAAGCTTTTATTTAAACATGTAAGAAATTGGAAGATTATTACCTATTGGCTTCTATTTAAGATGTTATGTGTTACCATTGACATTGACAACTTCCCATTTGGAATTGAATTAGTAGTGAGTGACAATTTCCCATTTTATATTGTATTAGTAGTCAGTGTCATAAGCACGATGTCTCTTGTCTTGCTTCTGAATTTCATACAAGGAGTAACAAATCATAGAGTGCCTCTACAATCATGCCCAACTTTGTGTCCTTCAACAATTGAAGCAAAGGTGACACAATGGCAGGTCTAATGGCCCTACCTTTATTTGCAAGGTTGAtagataagttaaaaaaaagttgtaacaacatgtttattttctcttttaagttAAAAGTCGTAGTAGAATGTTTGCATTCAACGACATGTTTTACTTAATAGACGTTGTAGAATGCTTGCATTCAACGATGCGTATTAAGTAAAACTTGTCTTTGAATTGACTCAGTAGTAGAAAACAATTGCTAGGGGACCGTCGTGAAAAGTCAACACTTTCCACGACATGAGCTTCAAAGACGATTGGCGACCGTTGTAGAAACatcattttttagtagtgtgggGTGGAAAAGAATAATAAACCATACTCTAATGCATATAAAATGGATGGAGATTCTTGCTTCACAAAAAAGCAGTTGAGGCCgcaaacaaaattaaagtaCATCCacgtttttgttaatttttttaatcttttaaaataattacatcaatccaaaaaacattttcatcTTAGTAATTAATTGTAGTCGTTAAGTTTTCAGAATTAATTCAAggtttttttaaacaatataatttaattattgcatGTACTTCATATTTgatgatgatcctggacatataggaggtttttttttgtctaaattaatgttatatattttttattgaagacaattatatttgaattgaaTAAGATCATCATAAGcgataaaattcaaattttttccaagtatatttaatataattttataattaagactCAAACTCGATATTTATGATTAAGTGGAATGATTTCATGCCAATTAATCCTTCATATTTGTTagtaaacacacacacatatatatttttttgccaaAAAGAAGATTAGAAGAGTTCAAAAGTGCATTATCATGGTCAAAGTGACGCAGTCCCTTCAGTGcctcttttctttccctttcttcCATTTGCTACAGCATATATATAGGAGCTCTATGTTTAAGGCAACAACACTTATCCACTGTTTAACCTGCATAATTACACGTACCGACACTCTGCGACAaaggaaaataagaaattaaaacataaaagggGACAGATACAATCATCAACAGAAAACACAAAGAATAAAAGGAGATTGAAATAATTCTTCACAACGTGATGATCTCCAATTAGAAACCTTGTCGAAAAAAGTATTCACATTTATTATCTAATTaccctaaaaagaaaatat
Protein-coding sequences here:
- the LOC100807653 gene encoding probable xyloglucan endotransglucosylase/hydrolase protein 6 — translated: MAMFYQFRNAGVFFFLCVLLLSGVCVLGRPATFLQDFHVTWSDSHIRQFDQGRAIQLRLDQSSGCGFASKVKYMFGRVSMKIKLVPGDSAGTVTAFYLNSDTNYVRDELDFEFLGNRTGQPYTVQTNIYAHGKGDREQRVNLWFDPAADFHTYSILWNHHHIVFYVDDFPIRVYKNNEARGIPYPKMQAMGVYSTLWEADNWATRGGLEKIDWSKAPFYAYYKDFDIEGCAMPGPANCASNPSNWWEGAAYQALNSIEARRYRWVRVNHVIYDYCKDKSRFPVTPPECLAGI